A stretch of Malus sylvestris chromosome 11, drMalSylv7.2, whole genome shotgun sequence DNA encodes these proteins:
- the LOC126588762 gene encoding uncharacterized protein LOC126588762: MQFLMGLNENYSTIRGSILMMSPLPDTRRVHGLVLQHERQLDVVNRREPTAHAMQASRSTAPKGGYGAHNPSSRKTFKCSYCDGGHPVERCFFLIGFPEGHKWHGKNVQPRNRRTPPASNNVETLPLTTAQIDTTKAPISSNQPTFTTEEYHQLMALLRNKNGTNLPLVHATGHGYEEDDWPGQAV, from the exons aTGCAGTTCTTAATGGGACTAAACGAGAACTACTCCACCATACGAGGCTCTATATTGATGATGAGCCCACTCCCGGATACACGACGAGTCCATGGATTGGTCCTCCAACACGAACGCCAATTGGATGTGGTGAATCGTCGTGAACCCACTGCCCATGCAATGCAAGCCAGTCGTTCAACAGCACCAAAAGGAGGCTATGGCGCCCACAACCCTAGTTCACGAAAGACTTTCAAATGCAGCTACTGTGACGGAGGACATCCAGTTGAACgttgtttttttcttattggCTTCCCTGAAGGACACAAATGGCACGGAAAGAATGTGCAGCCCAGAAATAGGCGTACACCTCCAGCCTCCAACAATGTTGAGACACTACCATTGACAACTGCTCAGATTGACACAACCAAAGCACCCATCTCCAGCAATCAACCAACGTTCACAACCGAGGAATATCATCAACTCATGGCCCTTCTTCGCAATAAGAATGGTACCAATCTGCCACTTGTACATGCAACAG GACATGGCTACGAAGAAGATGATTGGCCTGGGCAAGCAGTTTAA
- the LOC126591553 gene encoding putative F-box protein At5g62660, which yields MESSTGPELPSQITCFEILPRLPSKSLMRFKCVCKSWSSLTQNPSFVEAHHHFGRNKYAHLLLTTWDQATSQQHFFSSQIDQQGSLTPATHVLTLPMLRTNGCLYTAQSINGLVCLYLQVNPVQINQVSSVHNASISNQIDHGNPVHIFNPCTRESIALPHTSSASSTTYVTHHFGFSPLTNKYKVLQVQKFARAGSIHFMFNIFTLGINLWKRIEADLNNLPFDPHSCLFYEASVCVNGAIHWMNGSQNMIVGFDIEDEKFSRVIQLPKDYNLFRVDQVMVEVGGRLALGDRVQLMRQNIMRLWILNDYENQVWVKESFKFPIHWRELGYPLRFYTIHTGELLVQFPRLNTDQVDLACMRVHLYDMKSESFRSYEIVLPAEWTFRNNTRLKVLTSYEDSIVPLR from the exons ATGGAATCATCAACTGGTCCAGAGCTCCCCAGCCAAATTACATGCTTCGAGATACTCCCAAGGCTACCGTCTAAGTCTTTGATGCGCTTCAAATGCGTATGCAAGTCTTGGTCCTCTCTCACCCAAAACCCTTCCTTTGTTGAGGCCCATCACCACTTTGGACGCAACAAGTACGCACACCTCCTTCTCACCACTTGGGACCAAGCCACAAGCCAGCAACACTTCTTCTCCTCACAAATCGACCAACAAGGAAGTCTTACACCCGCCACACATGTTCTAACCCTTCCAATGCTGCGAACCAATGGATGTCTCTATACTGCACAAAGTATCAATGGCTTGGTATGTCTGTACCTTCAAGTAAACCCTGTTCAAATCAATCAAGTAAGCTCCGTTCACAATGCCTCAATTTCCAATCAAATTGATCATGGAAACCCCGTTCACATATTTAACCCTTGCACACGAGAGTCTATTGCCCTTCCCCACACTTCATCCGCATCTAGCACAACCTACGTTACAC ATCATTTTGGGTTTAGTCCTCTTACAAACAAGTACAAGGTTCTCCAAGTGCAAAAGTTTGCCCGAGCTGGGAGTATACATTTTATGTTCAATATATTCACATTGGGGATAAATTTGTGGAAACGCATAGAGGCGGACCTTAATAATCTCCCTTTTGATCCTCATAGCTGCCTGTTTTATGAAGCAAGCGTGTGCGTCAATGGGGCCATACATTGGATGAATGGGTCACAAAATATGATTGTGGGTTTCGACATTGAAGATGAAAAATTTAGTAGAGTGATCCAACTTCCTAAAGATTATAATCTTTTTAGGGTTGATCAGGTTATGGTTGAAGTGGGTGGACGTTTGGCTCTAGGCGACAGGGTGCAGTTGATGAGGCAAAATATAATGAGGTTATGGATTTTGAACGACTATGAAAATCAAGTGTGGGTTAAGGAGTCTTTCAAATTTCCCATTCATTGGAGGGAGTTGGGATACCCCTTACGTTTCTATACCATTCACACTGGTGAGCTCCTCGTCCAATTTCCCAGATTAAATACGGACCAGGTCGACCTTGCGTGTATGAGGGTGCATCTGTACGACATGAAGAGTGAAAGTTTTAGGAGTTATGAGATTGTTTTGCCCGCAGAATGGACATTTCGGAACAATACTCGGTTGAAGGTACTTACTAGTTATGAGGATAGCATTGTTCCATTAAGATGA